In a single window of the Acyrthosiphon pisum isolate AL4f chromosome X, pea_aphid_22Mar2018_4r6ur, whole genome shotgun sequence genome:
- the LOC100570368 gene encoding uncharacterized protein LOC100570368 produces the protein MMDADQCTRWLKMINFVQKPNHQINSMKLLADDKLSTIPKENGVKPALKVNKMNREYLIKIEKLYKKYFCKSVIDTIVIIANIINIIELSNQYHKERINKSLNKRTEAEKLKERYDASRLNERHKRILGTKFKKNFKDVVSSFEDSEFDLAFQMFFLSILSVHQALKQPKLKKGSIFRNLVLLLKDNLDNSEYPQIFSLFNSMTFRPNCIDLITKIEDNRVIDPEVVNRMPLFFEPSNNSLEYFQAVIKAATTDSKEDLEILIDNATSQCFINSIFKDPVDSSTVTETIQSTLNSNKIIQQWFLTKNPDGTYQKMAVVNVDKSETICKTEVKPLSVTNQSSNQSFSSPLQEKTYVSSTSKEIPTKKGFVATSTNSHDPLMQVTAPLSETTTLMPTATTLIVVPQPPMQDEKSVANSHLHRAEDGTNVLDVQQDQLVKVSTGQMKAEVDGNNPQTEPTVLNNTAVVLKPISFLKCHARNCINAAILLCIKCQAVQYCSNQCQEHDFYDCHRNICEQLQNIRRAPQ, from the exons atgatggATGCAGATCAATGCACAAGATGGCTGAAAATGATCAATTTTGTTCAAAAACCCAATCATCAAATAAATAGCATGAAATTACTAGCAGATGATAAACTCTCTACAATCCCTAAAGAAAATGGAGTTAAACCCGCtttaaaagtcaataaaatGAATAGagagtatttaattaaaattgaaaaattatataaaaagtatttttgcaAATCCGTAATTGatactattgttataattgcaaatattatcaacataattGAATTGTCTAACCAATATCACAAAGaacgaataaataaatcttTGAATAAAAGAACTGAAGCTGAAAAACTTAAAGAAAGATACGATGCTAGTCGATTAAATGAAAGGCACAAAAGAATTCTAGGAACGAAgtttaagaaaaattttaaagacGTTGTATCATCTTTTGAAGACTCGGAATTTGATTTAgcatttcaaatgttttttctaAGTATATTAAGTGTACATCAAGCTTTGAAAcagccaaaattaaaaaaaggtagcATCTTCAGAAATTTGGTACTTTTACTAAAGGATAATTTGGACAACAGTGAATATCcacaaatattttcattgtttaattCAATGACATTTCGACCGAACTGCATcgatttaataactaaaattgaagATAATCGAGTTATTGACCCCGAAGTCGTCAATCGCATGCCATTGTTTTTTGAACCATCAAACAATAGTCTGGAATATTTTCAAGCAGTAATTAAGGCTGCAACCACTGATTCGAAAGAAGACCTGGAAATATTAATCGATAATGCTACTTCTCAATGTttcattaattcaatatttaaagatCCTGTCGATTCATCAACTGTAACAGAAACCATTCAAAGCACTCTcaactcaaataaaataattcaacaatgGTTCCTAACCAAAAATCCAGATGGAACTTACCA aaaaatggcTGTGGTAAATGTTGATAAGTCCGAAACTATTTGTAAAACTGAAGTAAAACCATTGAGTGTAACGAACCAGTCGTCAAATCAATCATTTTCTTCTCCACTACAAGAGAAAACTTATGTATCTTCTACTTCTAAAGAGATACCAACAAAAAAAGGTTTTGTTGCTACGTCAACTAATTCCCACGATCCTTTGATGCAAGTAACAGCACCTTTGTCAGAGACTACAACATTAATGCCAACAGCAACAACATTAATTGTGGTGCCACAACCACCAATGCAGGATGAAAAATCTGTGGCAAACAGTCATCTTCATAGAGCAGAAGATGGCACTAATGTACTTGATGTTCAACAGGATCAATTGGTTAAGGTGTCAACAGGTCAAATGAAAGCAGAAGTCGATGGCAATAATCCTCAAACAGAGCCCACCGTATTGAATAATACAGCAGTTGTACTAAAGCCAATATCTTTTCTcaag tgccaCGCGAGAAATTGCATTAATGccgcaatattattatgcattaaatgTCAAGCAGTGCAATATTGTTCCAATCAATGCCAA GAACATGACTTCTACGATTGTCATCGAAATATTTGTGAACAACTACAAAATATCAGAAGGGCTCCACAATAA